A stretch of the Arachis stenosperma cultivar V10309 chromosome 6, arast.V10309.gnm1.PFL2, whole genome shotgun sequence genome encodes the following:
- the LOC130932811 gene encoding F-box/LRR-repeat protein 4 gives MDTVLCDELLQEIFQRLPPSSSYSVSLVCKRWLFLYRSSTTSLSLRLIPHPNLFPSLSSLLSQHPSLSSLSLLSSSDPSPSTTSHLLSLVSNSCFSPTLLHLRFLAGPLSLPSLSSLSKSCTRLTSLFVTLPRPITLTWLLSFPCLRDLSIVLSSDDSLDGGWVSDHDSFAVSDSNLGLESLCLVGIRGDDWGIGWLWRSCKNLRRLQLRSCQGIGGSYSSFGQSLQGLQELELRTCRTVVDMVLLKLSENCISLNSLLVYDGGSREGLLHFFTHCRSNLRKIDLRLPLDLDNSHLFAVAANFRGLVTLRLQSCCLVTGEGLKALAIAAASNGLEELALINCDVVEREHGLLATLGQHLRALRKLDLSHSEMLIDKELISMLVSCVNLIELRLRGCKRLTGAAMVSILRSCKRLETVDIVHCFGIESEAIEMFMKNSPRLRRIQVEEYKLSDAARMWASNKFIQVVV, from the coding sequence ATGGATACAGTCCTGTGTGATGAACTCCTTCAAGAGATTTTCCAGAGGCTACCCCCATCATCCTCGTATTCGGTCTCCCTTGTCTGCAAGCGCTGGCTCTTCCTCTACCGTTCTTCTACAACCTCGCTCTCTCTTCGTCTCATCCCTCACCCCAACCTCTTCCCTTCCCTTTCCTCTCTCCTCTCCCAACACCCTTCCCTCTCttccctctctctcctctcctcCTCTGACCCTTCCCCTTCCACCACctcccaccttctttctctcGTCTCCAATTCCTGCTTTTCCCCCACCCTTCTCCACCTCAGATTCCTCGCCGGCCCTCTTTCTCTCCCTTCCCTCTCTTCCCTCTCCAAATCCTGCACCCGTTTGACTTCCCTATTTGTTACCCTCCCCAGGCCTATTACCCTCACCTGGCTCCTCTCTTTCCCTTGCTTGAGGGACTTGTCGATCGTTTTGTCCTCAGACGATTCACTTGATGGCGGTTGGGTGAGTGATCACGATTCTTTTGCTGTTTCGGATTCTAATTTGGGTCTGGAGAGTCTCTGTCTTGTCGGAATCCGTGGAGATGACTGGGGAATCGGTTGGCTATGGAGGAGCTGCAAGAATCTGAGGCGGTTACAGCTTCGGAGCTGCCAAGGTATCGGTGGTTCTTATTCTTCCTTCGGTCAATCCTTGCAGGGTCTCCAAGAACTTGAGCTCAGAACTTGCAGGACTGTGGTTGACATGGTTCTCTTGAAGCTTTCAGAGAATTGCATCTCTCTGAACTCGCTATTGGTCTATGACGGTGGAAGCAGGGAGGGTTTGCTTCATTTTTTTACTCATTGTAGATCCAATCTTCGAAAAATCGATCTTCGTTTGCCACTCGACCTCGACAACAGCCACCTCTTCGCGGTGGCTGCGAATTTCAGAGGCCTTGTAACTCTCAGGCTTCAGAGCTGTTGCCTTGTCACCGGAGAAGGACTAAAGGCTCTTGCGATCGCGGCGGCGAGTAACGGGCTTGAGGAACTGGCGCTGATAAATTGTGATGTTGTGGAAAGAGAGCATGGGTTGCTTGCAACATTGGGGCAGCATTTGAGGGCTTTGAGGAAACTGGACTTGTCCCACAGCGAGATGCTGATCGACAAGGAACTCATTTCGATGTTGGTTTCTTGCGTGAATTTGATTGAGTTGCGGCTGAGAGGGTGTAAGAGACTCACTGGTGCGGCTATGGTTTCCATCCTTAGGAGCTGCAAGAGGCTCGAGACTGTAGATATTGTACATTGTTTTGGGATTGAATCTGAGGCTATTGAGATGTTCATGAAGAATTCTCCTCGTTTGAGAAGAATacaggttgaagaatataagcTTTCTGACGCTGCGAGAATGTGGGCATCGAATAAATTCATTCAAGTTGTTGTTTGA
- the LOC130936794 gene encoding aldose reductase encodes MAKAVKPQDPNAKFYTLLSGHSMPAVGLGTWKTGSQASDSVFTAIAEAGYRHIDTAAQYGVQEDVGHGLQSAMIAGVDRKDLFVTSKLWCTDLTPERVRPALNNTLQELQLDYLDLYLIHWPFRLKDGASTPPKEGEVLEFDMEGVWREMEKLVKENLVRDIGICNFTLQKLDKLMSIAETMPSVCQMEMHPGWRNDKMLEACKNNNIHVTAYSPLGSQDGGRDLIHDQLVDRIANKLNKTPGQVLVKWAIQRGTSVIPKSTHPERMRENMSVFNWEIPEQDFIALSNMPSQSRVLDGEELFVNKSAGPFRSTAEIWDHED; translated from the exons ATGGCAAAAGCAGTGAAGCCGCAAGACCCAAATGCAAAGTTCTATACCCTCTTGAGTGGTCACAGCATGCCAGCCGTTGGATTAGGAACATGGAAAACTGGCTCACAAGCCTCTGATTCTGTTTTCACTGCCATTGCTGAG GCTGGTTATAGACATATAGACACTGCTGCACAATATGGAGTCCAAGAAGAT GTTGGACATGGACTTCAATCTGCTATGATAGCAGGAGTGGATAGGAAGGATCTCTTTGTCACCTCCAAGTTATG gtGCACTGACTTGACCCCTGAAAGGGTTAGACCTGCCCTTAACAACACCCTTCAAGAACTCCAACTTGACTACCTTGATCTTTACTTG ATTCATTGGCCATTTCGGTTGAAAGATGGTGCCAGCACACCTCCTAAAGAAGGAGAAGTTTTGGAATTTGACATGGAAGGGGTTTGGAGAGAAATGGAGAAGCTTGTGAAGGAAAACCTTGTTAGAGACATTGGTATCTGCAATTTCACTCTCCAAAAGCTTGATAAGTTAATGAGCATTGCTGAAACAATGCCTTCAGTATGCCAA ATGGAGATGCATCCCGGGTGGAGAAATGATAAGATGCTAGAGGCTTGCAAGAACAACAACATCCATGTCACT GCTTATTCACCACTTGGATCGCAAGATGGAGGAAGAGATTTGATTCACGATCAGTTAGTGGATAGAATAGCGAACAAACTGAACAAAACACCGGGGCAGGTGTTGGTGAAGTGGGCCATTCAGAGAGGGACAAGTGTAATCCCAAAATCTACGCACCCAGAAAGAATGAGAGAGAACATGAGTGTTTTCAATTGGGAGATTCCAGAGCAAGACTTCATCGCTCTCAGCAATATGCCTTCTCAG AGCCGAGTTCTGGATGGTGAAGAACTGTTCGTCAACAAGAGTGCAGGCCCCTTCAGGAGTACCGCTGAAATATGGGACCATGaagattaa